In the Heteronotia binoei isolate CCM8104 ecotype False Entrance Well chromosome 13, APGP_CSIRO_Hbin_v1, whole genome shotgun sequence genome, one interval contains:
- the LOC132581770 gene encoding putative keratin-87 protein isoform X1 — MSCCSNPVHTPKGFSSYSAVHPPMGNTSRVSTSCHTKIVGTGYEGADCFSSRSLGVANSYGTGSAVNNCLPLRGGYSYQDSSTRYSYCGSRYGYGNFRRSGVCAPGSPYISPITCNETLLRPLNLEIDTSAQAAKCQEKNQLQCLNSKFACFIDKVRVLEQQNLMLKTKWDFLQERKSHKSNMEPMLNEYTCDLKKELECLEHERAQLQAEMKNWRETLECNKKKFEEECHQRSSAENEYVTIKKAIDCVFMDKSDKEAKVQTLMRNICFYRAAFQKEIQELQSCISDTCVTVQMDNSRGLNMDCVIEEFRRRYEAIASRSRAEAEAWCQCQYQELKTTAAQNCDSLRNAKEELAEMTRVVHRLEAELSNVKAQRCKLEAEVATAAERGGKAVKDAKGKLAELEEALHKAKQDMACQLREYQALMNVKLALDIEIATYRKLLEGEECR, encoded by the exons ATGTCTTGCTGCTCAAACCCTGTACATACCCCCAAGGGTTTCAGCTCTTATTCAGCTGTCCATCCCCCCATGGGGAACACATCCCGGGTGAGCACTTCCTGCCATACAAAGATTGTTGGAACTGGTTATGAAGGAGCTGACTGTTTCAGTAGCAGGAGCCTGGGGGTTGCCAACTCTTATGGCACCGGAAGTGCTGTCAACAACTGCCTGCCTCTGAGGGGTGGATATAGCTATCAGGACAGCAGCACCAGATACAGCTATTGTGGCAGCAGATATGGTTATGGTAATTTTAGGCGTTCGGGGGTCTGTGCCCCTGGTTCTCCTTATATCAGTCCCATAACTTGCAATGAGACCCTGCTGCGACCTCTCAACCTGGAGATCGATACCTCGGCTCAAGCAGCCAAATGTCAAGAGAAGAACCAGCTCCAGTGCCTCAACAGCAAATTTGCCTGCTTTATTGACAAG GTCCGAGTTTTGGAGCAGCAGAACCTGATGCTAAAGACCAAGTGGGACTTCTTGCAAGAAAGGAAGTCTCACAAAAGCAACATGGAACCCATGTTAAATGAATATACCTGTGACCTGAAGAAAGAGCTGGAGTGCCTGGAGCATGAGAGAGCACAGCTGCAGGCAGAAATGAAAAACTGGAGAGAGACTCTGGAATGTAATAAGAAAAA GTTTGAAGAGGAGTGTCACCAAAGATCAAGTGCAGAAAATGAATACGTCACAATTAAAAAGGCAA TTGATTGTGTTTTCATGGACAAATCAGATAAAGAAGCCAAAGTACAGACCTTGATGAGAAACATCTGCTTTTACAGAGCTGCTTTTCAAAAG GAAATCCAGGAGCTGCAGTCTTGCATTTCAGACACCTGTGTCACAGTGCAGATGGACAACAGCCGAGGTCTAAATATGGACTGTGTCATTGAAGAATTCAGGCGTCGGTATGAAGCTATAGCCTCCAGGAGCCGTGCTGAGGCTGAAGCTTGGTGCCAATGCCAG TATCAGGAGTTGAAAACAACCGCTGCCCAGAACTGTGACAGCCTTCGCAATGCCAAGGAAGAGCTTGCTGAGATGACTAGGGTGGTCCATCGGCTGGAAGCAGAACTTTCAAATGTCAAAGCACAG CGCTGCAAACTGGAAGCAGAAGTGGCTACAGCTGCGGAGCGTGGGGGAAAAGCTGTGAAAGATGCCAAAGGCAAGCTGGCtgagctggaggaagccctgcaCAAGGCCAAGCAGGACATGGCCTGCCAACTGCGGGAGTACCAGGCGCTGATGAATGTCAAGCTGGCCCTGGATATTGAGATCGCCACCTACAGGAAGCTGCTGGAAGGAGAGGAATGTCGGTGA
- the LOC132581770 gene encoding keratin, type II cuticular Hb5-like isoform X2, protein MSCCSNPVHTPKGFSSYSAVHPPMGNTSRVSTSCHTKIVGTGYEGADCFSSRSLGVANSYGTGSAVNNCLPLRGGYSYQDSSTRYSYCGSRYGYGNFRRSGVCAPGSPYISPITCNETLLRPLNLEIDTSAQAAKCQEKNQLQCLNSKFACFIDKVRVLEQQNLMLKTKWDFLQERKSHKSNMEPMLNEYTCDLKKELECLEHERAQLQAEMKNWRETLECNKKKFEEECHQRSSAENEYVTIKKAIDCVFMDKSDKEAKVQTLMRNICFYRAAFQKEIQELQSCISDTCVTVQMDNSRGLNMDCVIEEFRRRYEAIASRSRAEAEAWCQCQRCKLEAEVATAAERGGKAVKDAKGKLAELEEALHKAKQDMACQLREYQALMNVKLALDIEIATYRKLLEGEECR, encoded by the exons ATGTCTTGCTGCTCAAACCCTGTACATACCCCCAAGGGTTTCAGCTCTTATTCAGCTGTCCATCCCCCCATGGGGAACACATCCCGGGTGAGCACTTCCTGCCATACAAAGATTGTTGGAACTGGTTATGAAGGAGCTGACTGTTTCAGTAGCAGGAGCCTGGGGGTTGCCAACTCTTATGGCACCGGAAGTGCTGTCAACAACTGCCTGCCTCTGAGGGGTGGATATAGCTATCAGGACAGCAGCACCAGATACAGCTATTGTGGCAGCAGATATGGTTATGGTAATTTTAGGCGTTCGGGGGTCTGTGCCCCTGGTTCTCCTTATATCAGTCCCATAACTTGCAATGAGACCCTGCTGCGACCTCTCAACCTGGAGATCGATACCTCGGCTCAAGCAGCCAAATGTCAAGAGAAGAACCAGCTCCAGTGCCTCAACAGCAAATTTGCCTGCTTTATTGACAAG GTCCGAGTTTTGGAGCAGCAGAACCTGATGCTAAAGACCAAGTGGGACTTCTTGCAAGAAAGGAAGTCTCACAAAAGCAACATGGAACCCATGTTAAATGAATATACCTGTGACCTGAAGAAAGAGCTGGAGTGCCTGGAGCATGAGAGAGCACAGCTGCAGGCAGAAATGAAAAACTGGAGAGAGACTCTGGAATGTAATAAGAAAAA GTTTGAAGAGGAGTGTCACCAAAGATCAAGTGCAGAAAATGAATACGTCACAATTAAAAAGGCAA TTGATTGTGTTTTCATGGACAAATCAGATAAAGAAGCCAAAGTACAGACCTTGATGAGAAACATCTGCTTTTACAGAGCTGCTTTTCAAAAG GAAATCCAGGAGCTGCAGTCTTGCATTTCAGACACCTGTGTCACAGTGCAGATGGACAACAGCCGAGGTCTAAATATGGACTGTGTCATTGAAGAATTCAGGCGTCGGTATGAAGCTATAGCCTCCAGGAGCCGTGCTGAGGCTGAAGCTTGGTGCCAATGCCAG CGCTGCAAACTGGAAGCAGAAGTGGCTACAGCTGCGGAGCGTGGGGGAAAAGCTGTGAAAGATGCCAAAGGCAAGCTGGCtgagctggaggaagccctgcaCAAGGCCAAGCAGGACATGGCCTGCCAACTGCGGGAGTACCAGGCGCTGATGAATGTCAAGCTGGCCCTGGATATTGAGATCGCCACCTACAGGAAGCTGCTGGAAGGAGAGGAATGTCGGTGA